In Arthrobacter sp. CDRTa11, one DNA window encodes the following:
- a CDS encoding Ig-like domain-containing protein gives MNLRRAVRQKAAAAGPRFHLPRWFPAVAFSVAGVVLVTGAVLYPGFKTTEVELNDGGVWVVSKSKNAVGRLNYPSRVLDGAVTPASTTFDVLQHAGDVFVDDETGSTLNQVSPANMRLGGDKQLPGAAQVSFGSRVISVTDAAKGKVWALSPSTVSGFEADSTEPALTASQGTVSAVGADDRIYSADPKSGAVTVTGVDANGEVTSSESSTWGELKGSGDLQITVVGDRPVVLDAGAGKLFLPGGKRLQLDNARDAKLQQTGPGSDVVAISTQKALLKQPLDGSTAKTVTFDGEGVPAAPVQLAGCVHAAWSGANKYVRDCVNDVDDKNVDVPKASASPSYVFRVNRNVVVLNDVNSGNVWLVNQNMQLVNNWDDVIPPQQTSDDADKDSADEVQQTVLPDRTKPNSAPVAKPDTFGIRAGRTAILPVLDNDTDPDGDILTVRAPDPIGSGPVAPIYGSTGFQVSVPADKTGSETFKYSVDDGRGLTASSDITLNIIPPGENSAPRQKPNRNTTLIVQAGKIVSQNILTDWIDPDGDDLYVVNATASDPRDQVKVRPDGLLTFQDAGTEPGRKVVTLTVSDGQSTAEGKVTVDVRAPGALPPIANADHVVAVAGVDTVIAPLKNDSDPLGGALRLAQVTPDGNSSATMGADQQTFTFNSTAEGAHYVAYLVTNGPASAQQLVRVDVVSGGNDGAPVAVRDTALLPSGGSVLVDVLGNDSDPSGGVLVVQSVTAADGLPVSVAVLDHSVVRITDIRAQGQLSVKYTISNGKSSAGGDIAVLVVPAPAKLQAPQAKPDEVSVRVGDVVTIPVLANDTDPNGGQLSLEPELPQKPDDADGRMFRAGNTLRFIAGDVPKTVYAIYKVTNDSGQADSQQVTIRIRARDDERNTRPEPKNLTARVVSGMVVRIPVPLDGIDSDGDSVQLIGVDKAPAMGTAVVRDGYLEFTATGAAAGTDTFTYRVRDRIGAENTGTVIVGIAPPEPNNQKPIAVDDAVDVRPGRKIAVDALNNDSDPDGDPIGLVSNAFEARPELGVETADGGRILLTAPDTAGNESVGYKIQDDKKAQGSAVIRVRVSPDATLKAPIAKDDVITPAETKGKSAVDVPVLKNDSDPDGVASELQLTLPDGNPNARIGGDGNVVVSLAPADQLVPYTVTDVDGQSATAVIWVPGQGEEHPTLARTDVVEVMAGQEITLDLNEYVRVREGREPQITQVDKVRVQGADPQNVIGGDARTLRYSALKDYVGPGSVTFEVTDGSGPEDPQGLKSTLTIITRVIPDPNANHQPTFSGSDLEVPTAEAASLDLGNLARDVDTGDQDKLTFELDGITPEGFTATIDGQTLNVRSANGMAAGRKGTIPLKVTDGRSEPVKAAVTATVVASNRPLATANEDVLDKANAGRTETINVLANDFNPFDDTPLKVVSVAVETGSAAGQPVISGDSVTVTPAEGSKGVMVLRYTIADKTEDPSRQVNGRVRITVRDEPDAPSAPTATDVRSRTAVLKWAPPSDNGAPITGYTVTSTNGFEQRCATTTCTLSGLTNDVKYVFTVTATNEVGNSPASPQSNEIRPDEKPSPPEAPTVKAGDKDMVINWPPAKTEGSAVKSYNLEISPPPAGGVAVKNGVTGLTYAWTGLTNGVRYKVRAQAVNELGASDWGIYSSEDNPAGVPAAPAAPTSAVASAVGTTNQLRVNWTEPNTNGDAIRNYYVTMSGGGATPQTQTIAGTVRTANFSANNSEAEYTFTVQAENKAGKGAVSPPSAPRRATGKLGQVSGVTVAAADTGGAGRKVAIDFRELTAAERNGSSVNEVSYSYNASTGESGPITRGQTVGGFTNGVQTTITVIAHSTVAPSSNASAGASTTPYGSPGTPTAAGENGPMNQKYATMSWSSPSTSTNDVAQTKININNRGWEVVAPSGSRVVNTEGYGELVSIQVQTFNSLGTGGTAPAAIASSGKQGGWTTTLSAGMQRSCTDPADRATYDPVKHTCEGVGGDNPPWFYAGQTIVVKCWITHTDGYGNTGQWYRVEEGSYRNVGRYVNVSHTGVGGQSYAPQC, from the coding sequence GTGAATCTTCGCCGAGCCGTGCGCCAAAAGGCAGCGGCAGCCGGACCCCGCTTCCACCTGCCACGCTGGTTTCCGGCCGTGGCTTTTTCCGTTGCTGGAGTGGTGTTGGTCACGGGTGCTGTTTTGTATCCGGGGTTTAAGACCACTGAGGTGGAGTTGAACGATGGTGGTGTGTGGGTTGTTTCGAAGTCCAAGAATGCTGTGGGGCGGCTGAATTATCCGTCGCGTGTTCTTGATGGGGCGGTGACGCCGGCGAGTACTACGTTTGATGTTTTGCAGCATGCGGGGGATGTGTTTGTTGATGATGAGACGGGTTCGACGCTGAACCAGGTTTCTCCGGCGAACATGCGTTTGGGCGGGGACAAGCAGCTGCCCGGTGCCGCCCAGGTGAGTTTTGGCTCCAGAGTAATTTCCGTTACGGACGCAGCGAAGGGCAAGGTCTGGGCCCTTTCGCCCTCCACGGTCAGCGGCTTCGAAGCGGACTCTACTGAACCGGCGCTCACCGCTTCGCAAGGCACGGTGTCTGCCGTCGGTGCGGATGACCGGATTTATTCTGCGGATCCGAAGTCGGGAGCCGTCACTGTTACTGGTGTGGATGCCAATGGTGAGGTGACGTCGTCGGAGTCCAGTACGTGGGGTGAGCTGAAGGGGTCCGGGGATCTGCAGATCACGGTGGTGGGGGACCGGCCGGTGGTGCTTGATGCCGGGGCCGGGAAGCTGTTTTTGCCGGGCGGGAAGCGTTTGCAGCTGGATAATGCGCGGGATGCGAAGCTGCAGCAGACTGGTCCGGGCAGTGATGTTGTGGCGATTTCGACGCAGAAGGCGTTGTTGAAGCAGCCGTTGGATGGTTCGACGGCGAAGACTGTGACGTTTGATGGTGAGGGTGTGCCGGCGGCGCCTGTGCAGTTGGCGGGGTGTGTGCATGCGGCGTGGTCGGGTGCGAACAAGTACGTGCGTGATTGCGTCAATGATGTTGATGACAAGAACGTGGACGTGCCGAAGGCGAGTGCGTCGCCGTCGTATGTGTTCCGGGTCAACCGGAACGTGGTGGTCCTGAACGATGTGAACTCCGGGAATGTGTGGCTGGTGAACCAGAACATGCAGCTGGTCAACAACTGGGACGACGTCATCCCGCCGCAACAGACCTCGGATGACGCCGATAAGGACTCTGCAGACGAAGTCCAGCAGACCGTCCTGCCGGACCGCACCAAACCCAACAGCGCACCGGTCGCCAAGCCGGACACGTTCGGCATCCGCGCCGGAAGGACGGCCATCCTCCCCGTCCTGGACAACGACACCGACCCCGACGGCGACATCCTCACCGTCCGCGCCCCCGATCCCATCGGTTCAGGGCCGGTCGCCCCGATCTACGGTTCCACCGGATTCCAGGTCAGTGTTCCGGCGGACAAGACCGGGTCCGAGACCTTTAAGTACAGCGTGGACGACGGCCGCGGCCTGACGGCCTCCTCCGACATCACGCTCAATATCATTCCGCCAGGGGAGAACTCCGCTCCCCGGCAGAAGCCCAACCGGAACACCACGCTGATAGTCCAGGCCGGCAAGATCGTCAGCCAAAACATCCTCACCGACTGGATCGACCCCGACGGCGATGACCTCTACGTGGTGAATGCCACAGCCAGCGATCCCCGGGATCAGGTCAAGGTCCGGCCCGACGGACTGCTGACGTTCCAGGACGCCGGTACGGAGCCCGGGCGGAAAGTGGTCACCCTGACGGTGTCTGACGGCCAGTCCACCGCCGAAGGCAAGGTCACGGTGGACGTTCGCGCACCGGGAGCGTTGCCGCCCATCGCCAATGCAGACCACGTGGTTGCCGTGGCCGGGGTGGACACCGTGATCGCGCCGCTGAAAAACGACTCCGACCCGCTGGGCGGTGCCCTTCGCCTCGCCCAGGTCACACCGGACGGGAACTCCTCAGCCACCATGGGTGCGGACCAACAGACCTTCACGTTCAACTCCACGGCCGAGGGCGCCCACTACGTGGCGTACCTCGTCACCAACGGTCCCGCCAGCGCGCAACAGCTTGTTCGTGTGGACGTTGTGTCCGGCGGCAACGACGGCGCCCCTGTTGCCGTGCGCGACACCGCCTTGCTGCCCAGCGGCGGCAGCGTCCTGGTGGACGTCCTGGGCAATGACTCGGACCCCTCCGGGGGAGTGCTTGTGGTCCAGTCCGTCACGGCTGCGGACGGCCTGCCGGTCAGCGTCGCAGTCCTGGACCACTCCGTTGTGCGGATCACTGACATCCGGGCGCAGGGCCAGCTCAGCGTCAAATACACCATCTCCAACGGCAAGTCCTCCGCGGGCGGTGATATTGCAGTCCTGGTGGTGCCGGCGCCGGCCAAGCTGCAGGCACCCCAGGCCAAACCGGATGAAGTGTCGGTCCGGGTTGGCGACGTCGTCACCATACCGGTCCTGGCCAACGACACCGATCCCAATGGCGGCCAGCTCTCGCTTGAGCCTGAGCTGCCCCAGAAACCGGACGACGCCGACGGCCGCATGTTCCGCGCAGGGAACACGTTGCGCTTTATCGCCGGAGACGTGCCCAAGACCGTCTACGCGATCTACAAGGTCACTAACGACTCAGGCCAGGCGGACTCGCAACAGGTCACCATCCGGATCCGGGCACGCGATGACGAACGCAACACCCGCCCCGAGCCGAAGAACCTGACAGCCCGTGTGGTCTCAGGAATGGTGGTGCGGATCCCGGTGCCCCTGGACGGTATCGACTCCGACGGCGACTCCGTCCAGCTGATCGGCGTGGACAAGGCCCCCGCGATGGGAACGGCTGTTGTCAGGGATGGCTACCTGGAGTTCACGGCGACCGGCGCGGCCGCCGGCACGGACACCTTCACTTACCGTGTGCGGGACCGGATCGGCGCCGAGAACACCGGGACCGTGATTGTGGGGATTGCTCCGCCTGAGCCGAACAACCAGAAACCCATCGCCGTTGACGATGCTGTGGATGTACGGCCGGGGCGCAAGATCGCCGTGGACGCGTTGAATAACGACTCCGACCCGGACGGGGACCCGATCGGGCTGGTGTCCAACGCCTTCGAGGCACGTCCGGAACTGGGCGTCGAGACGGCCGACGGCGGCAGGATACTGCTGACTGCGCCGGATACGGCCGGCAACGAGAGTGTGGGCTACAAAATACAGGACGACAAGAAAGCCCAGGGCAGTGCGGTCATCCGGGTCAGGGTCAGCCCCGACGCCACGCTAAAGGCACCGATCGCCAAGGACGATGTCATCACGCCCGCCGAGACGAAGGGCAAGTCCGCGGTGGACGTGCCCGTCCTGAAAAATGACTCCGATCCCGACGGGGTAGCTTCCGAACTTCAGCTCACCCTCCCGGACGGCAACCCCAACGCCCGCATCGGCGGCGACGGCAATGTGGTGGTCAGCCTTGCGCCGGCGGACCAGCTGGTTCCTTACACCGTCACGGACGTCGACGGCCAGAGCGCTACCGCTGTCATCTGGGTTCCCGGCCAGGGCGAAGAGCACCCCACCCTGGCCCGCACCGACGTCGTGGAAGTCATGGCCGGACAGGAAATCACCCTGGACCTGAACGAGTATGTCCGAGTCAGGGAAGGGCGCGAACCTCAGATCACCCAGGTGGACAAAGTCCGGGTGCAGGGCGCCGATCCGCAGAACGTCATCGGTGGTGACGCCAGGACGCTGCGCTACTCCGCCCTGAAAGATTACGTCGGTCCAGGTTCCGTCACTTTTGAAGTGACAGACGGCTCCGGTCCGGAAGATCCCCAGGGGCTGAAATCCACCCTGACCATCATCACCCGGGTCATTCCGGACCCGAACGCGAACCACCAGCCCACGTTCAGCGGCAGCGACCTGGAGGTGCCGACGGCCGAAGCAGCCAGCCTGGACCTGGGCAACCTGGCCAGGGATGTGGACACCGGGGACCAGGACAAGCTCACCTTCGAGCTGGACGGGATCACACCGGAAGGTTTCACAGCAACCATTGACGGGCAGACGCTTAATGTCCGCTCGGCAAACGGCATGGCCGCCGGCCGGAAGGGGACCATCCCGCTGAAGGTCACGGACGGCCGCTCGGAACCTGTCAAGGCCGCGGTGACGGCCACCGTCGTCGCGTCCAACCGGCCGCTCGCCACCGCCAACGAGGACGTCCTGGACAAGGCCAACGCGGGGCGGACCGAAACAATCAACGTCCTCGCCAACGACTTCAATCCCTTTGACGACACCCCGCTGAAAGTCGTCTCGGTAGCGGTGGAAACCGGATCCGCCGCCGGACAACCCGTCATCAGCGGAGATTCCGTTACGGTGACGCCGGCGGAAGGATCCAAGGGCGTGATGGTGCTCAGGTACACCATCGCGGACAAAACCGAGGATCCGTCACGCCAGGTGAACGGGCGGGTCCGCATCACCGTCCGGGACGAACCGGACGCACCCTCGGCCCCCACCGCAACCGACGTGCGCAGCCGGACGGCCGTACTCAAGTGGGCCCCGCCGTCGGACAACGGTGCACCGATCACCGGCTATACCGTCACGTCCACCAACGGCTTCGAACAACGTTGTGCCACCACCACCTGTACCCTCAGCGGGCTGACCAACGACGTGAAGTATGTCTTCACCGTGACCGCTACCAACGAAGTGGGAAACTCTCCAGCGTCCCCGCAGTCGAACGAAATCCGGCCGGACGAAAAGCCGTCTCCACCGGAAGCCCCCACCGTGAAGGCGGGTGACAAGGACATGGTCATCAACTGGCCGCCGGCCAAGACCGAGGGCTCGGCCGTTAAAAGCTACAACCTCGAGATCTCACCGCCTCCCGCCGGTGGCGTTGCAGTCAAAAACGGCGTGACCGGCCTGACCTACGCCTGGACTGGCCTGACCAACGGCGTCCGCTATAAGGTTCGCGCCCAGGCCGTCAACGAGCTGGGAGCCTCGGACTGGGGTATCTACTCCTCCGAAGACAACCCTGCCGGAGTGCCCGCCGCGCCAGCGGCACCGACCTCCGCCGTGGCCTCCGCCGTGGGAACTACTAATCAGCTGCGTGTTAACTGGACGGAACCGAACACCAACGGCGACGCGATCAGGAACTATTACGTCACCATGAGCGGAGGCGGCGCCACGCCGCAGACCCAGACGATCGCAGGTACCGTTCGCACCGCCAACTTCAGTGCAAACAATTCCGAAGCCGAATACACCTTCACCGTCCAGGCGGAGAACAAGGCAGGAAAGGGTGCGGTCAGTCCGCCTTCGGCACCCCGGCGGGCCACCGGCAAACTTGGCCAGGTCTCCGGCGTCACTGTCGCTGCGGCAGACACCGGGGGAGCCGGCCGGAAGGTGGCCATCGATTTCAGGGAACTGACCGCTGCCGAACGGAATGGCTCGTCGGTTAATGAGGTCAGCTACAGCTATAACGCCAGCACCGGCGAAAGCGGTCCGATTACGCGGGGGCAGACGGTTGGCGGTTTCACCAACGGCGTCCAGACCACCATCACGGTGATCGCGCACTCAACGGTAGCGCCGAGCTCCAATGCCAGCGCCGGCGCATCGACCACCCCTTACGGGTCACCCGGAACGCCGACAGCCGCAGGCGAAAACGGCCCGATGAACCAAAAGTACGCAACCATGAGCTGGTCCTCACCGTCCACCAGCACCAACGATGTCGCCCAAACCAAAATCAACATCAACAACCGCGGCTGGGAGGTGGTGGCGCCCTCCGGCAGCCGGGTGGTCAACACCGAGGGCTACGGTGAGCTGGTGTCCATACAGGTCCAGACGTTCAACTCACTGGGCACCGGCGGCACGGCCCCCGCTGCGATCGCCTCATCAGGCAAACAGGGCGGGTGGACCACCACGCTCTCCGCCGGCATGCAGCGCTCCTGCACGGATCCCGCCGACCGCGCCACCTACGATCCAGTCAAGCACACGTGCGAGGGCGTCGGCGGGGACAATCCGCCGTGGTTCTATGCCGGGCAAACCATCGTGGTGAAGTGCTGGATCACCCACACTGACGGCTACGGCAACACCGGCCAGTGGTACCGGGTGGAAGAGGGCTCCTATCGGAATGTGGGCCGCTACGTCAACGTCAGCCACACCGGGGTCGGAGGACAGTCCTATGCACCACAATGCTGA